A single window of Malus sylvestris chromosome 5, drMalSylv7.2, whole genome shotgun sequence DNA harbors:
- the LOC126624661 gene encoding uncharacterized protein LOC126624661 isoform X1: MTRSSQPVREHISDFDGDFERTLRRKKKLQESNPPSPEPELEEQEVEVEEKATTQVGGEEQGIAMDNRTLKELAASGLDNAAPLCIQYPMAAQGKTEEFELKSSLLHHIPKFHGLSMEDPNKHLKEFEMVCSSMTPVTVDGSILKMKAFPFSLMDKAKDWLYELAPGTVTSWESMKRAFLEKFFPTSRIILLRKKISGIQQSQGESFPSYYERFKSLVASCPQHQMKEELLLQYFYEGLLPLERQMLDASAGGALVDKTPRDAKTLIANRALNAQQYEGVGQRDTPRPHHVNEVSSISELQSQMANLTSMLSQLVEGPKTQGTTICGVCSIQGHQSDQCPKLIENGGWESANAVGYGNQNQPRNDPFSNTYNPGWRDHPNFRWRDAPQYGQQSGFQQPPSFFPRPMEPQPPPQAQSSQTNPGTSMNDDKTYQLLTTMAQGMQNQANEVNELKKQMGQMAEFLGQLRENGKLPSTTVVNPKGGFESAKAITLRSGKEVRNKEDEKIQLEEDENTYPTTRVPSPMPQPSKTSHPSTSGKNVPNVVISNTNLPNVPFPSRFLQSKNEEEEKDVLETFRKVHVNIPLLDAIKQIPKYAKCLKKLCTAKKRVREKEVVHVSENVSAILQHKLPPKCKDPGSFTIPCVIGNTHFKSAMLDLGASINVMPYSIYASMNLGALKNDGVIIQLADRSNAYPKGVLEDVLVQVDHLIFPADFYVLEMDESDHAPSLPILLGRPFMKTAQTKIDVAKGLVTMAFGGDMISFKISESIETPNVVHSCCAIGKIEKIRPDHSAPSTKDASRTMQDEGIGVEYKDHTATALKMLKVAESTMGKNVHIAATSSHHIGKPPNPNPMPFKVDRWFPSLVQVPKQIPDGGRMNMNLRQHNAPINKHHYPFPFKDVIYENFVEHVVEDIPLHAVGSKEI; encoded by the coding sequence atgacccgtagctcacaacctgttcgtgagcatatctccgactttgacggtgattttgagaggactttgagaaggaaaaagaaattgcaagagtctaatcctcctagtcccgagcctgaattagaagagcaagaagttgaggttgaagagaaggccacgacacaagtgggtggagaagagcaaggtatagccatggacaaccgtacgctcaaggagcttgccgcctcgggtttggataatgccgcaccattgtgtatccaatatcccatggctgctcaaggtaaaactgaagagttcgagttaaagtcaagtttgctccaccacattccaaagttccatgggctgtccatggaggatccgaacaaacatttgaaggaatttgaaatggtatgctcaagtatgactccagttaccgttgacggaagtattttaaagatgaaggcttttccattctctttaatggacaaagccaaggattggttatacgagttggctcccggtacagttacatcttgggagagtatgaagagggcgtttctggagaagtttttcccaacttctcgcatcattcttcttcgtaaaaaaataagtggaattcagcaaagccaaggtgaatcttttccatcttattatgaacgatttaaatcacttgttgcttcttgtccacagcatcagatgaaggaggagttacttcttcaatacttttacgaaggtcttttaccacttgaacggcaaatgttggatgcttccgcgggaggagctctagtggataagacacctagggatgccaaaactctcattgcgaatcgagcactcaatgcacaacaatatgaaggtgttgggcaaagagacaccccacggccacatcatgtcaatgaggtaagttctatttctgagttacaatcccaaatggctaaccttacgtctatgttatcgcagttggttgaaggccccaaaacgcaaggaactacaatctgtggtgtatgctccattcaaggacaccaatctgatcaatgccctaaattaattgagaatggaggatgggaatcggccaatgctgtgggttatgggaatcaaaaccaaccaaggaatgatcctttCTCCAATACATACAACCCGGGATGGCGTGATCACCCCAATTTCAGATGGAGAGATGCACCACAATATGGCCAACAAAGTGGATTCCAACAACCCCCGAGTTTCTTTCCAAGGCCAATGGAACCACAACCACCTCCTCAGGCACAATCTTCCCAAACTAACCCAGGTACGTCTATGAATGATGATAAAACATATCAGTTACTAACCAccatggcgcagggaatgcagaaCCAAGCAAATGAGGTTAATGAgctgaagaagcaaatgggccaaatggccgaatttttggggcaattacgtgaaaatggtaagttaccaagcactacggtggtcaatccaaagggtggcttcgaatctgcaaaggctatcacattacgaagtggaaaagaggtgagaaacaaggaagatgagaagatACAACTCGAAGAAGATGAGAACACCTACCCCACGACAAGGGTACCATCACCCATGCCGCAGCCATCTAAGACATCCCATCCGTCCACCTCAGGTAAGAATGTTCCAAATGTTGTGATTTCGAACACTAATCTGCccaatgtcccctttcctagcagatttttgcaatcaaagaacgaagaggaggaaaaagatgttctagagacatttagaaaggtgcatgtcaacattcccctccttgatgccataaagcaaatcccgaagtatgccaagtgtttaaagaagctttgcacagcaaagaaacgtgtccgggagaaagaggtggtacatgtaagtgagaatgtctccgccatcttgcaacataaactacctcccaaatgcaaagatccgggaagttttacaattccgtgtgtcattggtaatacccatttcaaatctgccatgcttgatttaggtgcttctataaatgttatgccatattccatttatgcatctatgaacttaggagcattgaaaaatgatggtgtaatcatacaattggccgatagatctaacgcttatccaaagggagttttggaagacgttttagtgcaggttgatcatttaatcttcccggcagatttctatgtcctcgaaatggatgaatcggaccatgccccttcattgcccatcctccttggaaggccattcatgaaaacggctcaaacgaagattgatgtggccaaaggattagtcactatggcatttggtggtgacatgattagtttcaaaatttctgaatccattgagactcctaatgttgttcattcttgttgtgccattggtaaaattgaaaagataagACCGGACCATTCAGCACCAAGCACGAAGGATGcatcaagaaccatgcaagacgagggaattggagtggagtaCAAGGACCATACGGCCACTGCCCTCAAAATGCTCAAAGTGGCCGAAAgcaccatggggaagaatgttcacattgctgccacttcatcacatcacataggtaagccacctaatccaaatccaatgccatttaaagttgataggtggttcccttctttggtgcaggtacctaagcaaatccccgatggtgggcgtatgaacatgaaccttagacaacacaacgcacccatcaacaaacatcactatccatttccgttcaaggatgtaatctacgagaactttgtggagcatgttgtggaggatatcccactgcatgccgtgggttccaAAGAGATTTGA
- the LOC126624661 gene encoding uncharacterized protein LOC126624661 isoform X2 → MTRSSQPVREHISDFDGDFERTLRRKKKLQESNPPSPEPELEEQEVEVEEKATTQVGGEEQGIAMDNRTLKELAASGLDNAAPLCIQYPMAAQGKTEEFELKSSLLHHIPKFHGLSMEDPNKHLKEFEMVCSSMTPVTVDGSILKMKAFPFSLMDKAKDWLYELAPGTVTSWESMKRAFLEKFFPTSRIILLRKKISGIQQSQGLLPLERQMLDASAGGALVDKTPRDAKTLIANRALNAQQYEGVGQRDTPRPHHVNEVSSISELQSQMANLTSMLSQLVEGPKTQGTTICGVCSIQGHQSDQCPKLIENGGWESANAVGYGNQNQPRNDPFSNTYNPGWRDHPNFRWRDAPQYGQQSGFQQPPSFFPRPMEPQPPPQAQSSQTNPGTSMNDDKTYQLLTTMAQGMQNQANEVNELKKQMGQMAEFLGQLRENGKLPSTTVVNPKGGFESAKAITLRSGKEVRNKEDEKIQLEEDENTYPTTRVPSPMPQPSKTSHPSTSGKNVPNVVISNTNLPNVPFPSRFLQSKNEEEEKDVLETFRKVHVNIPLLDAIKQIPKYAKCLKKLCTAKKRVREKEVVHVSENVSAILQHKLPPKCKDPGSFTIPCVIGNTHFKSAMLDLGASINVMPYSIYASMNLGALKNDGVIIQLADRSNAYPKGVLEDVLVQVDHLIFPADFYVLEMDESDHAPSLPILLGRPFMKTAQTKIDVAKGLVTMAFGGDMISFKISESIETPNVVHSCCAIGKIEKIRPDHSAPSTKDASRTMQDEGIGVEYKDHTATALKMLKVAESTMGKNVHIAATSSHHIGKPPNPNPMPFKVDRWFPSLVQVPKQIPDGGRMNMNLRQHNAPINKHHYPFPFKDVIYENFVEHVVEDIPLHAVGSKEI, encoded by the exons atgacccgtagctcacaacctgttcgtgagcatatctccgactttgacggtgattttgagaggactttgagaaggaaaaagaaattgcaagagtctaatcctcctagtcccgagcctgaattagaagagcaagaagttgaggttgaagagaaggccacgacacaagtgggtggagaagagcaaggtatagccatggacaaccgtacgctcaaggagcttgccgcctcgggtttggataatgccgcaccattgtgtatccaatatcccatggctgctcaaggtaaaactgaagagttcgagttaaagtcaagtttgctccaccacattccaaagttccatgggctgtccatggaggatccgaacaaacatttgaaggaatttgaaatggtatgctcaagtatgactccagttaccgttgacggaagtattttaaagatgaaggcttttccattctctttaatggacaaagccaaggattggttatacgagttggctcccggtacagttacatcttgggagagtatgaagagggcgtttctggagaagtttttcccaacttctcgcatcattcttcttcgtaaaaaaataagtggaattcagcaaagccaag gtcttttaccacttgaacggcaaatgttggatgcttccgcgggaggagctctagtggataagacacctagggatgccaaaactctcattgcgaatcgagcactcaatgcacaacaatatgaaggtgttgggcaaagagacaccccacggccacatcatgtcaatgaggtaagttctatttctgagttacaatcccaaatggctaaccttacgtctatgttatcgcagttggttgaaggccccaaaacgcaaggaactacaatctgtggtgtatgctccattcaaggacaccaatctgatcaatgccctaaattaattgagaatggaggatgggaatcggccaatgctgtgggttatgggaatcaaaaccaaccaaggaatgatcctttCTCCAATACATACAACCCGGGATGGCGTGATCACCCCAATTTCAGATGGAGAGATGCACCACAATATGGCCAACAAAGTGGATTCCAACAACCCCCGAGTTTCTTTCCAAGGCCAATGGAACCACAACCACCTCCTCAGGCACAATCTTCCCAAACTAACCCAGGTACGTCTATGAATGATGATAAAACATATCAGTTACTAACCAccatggcgcagggaatgcagaaCCAAGCAAATGAGGTTAATGAgctgaagaagcaaatgggccaaatggccgaatttttggggcaattacgtgaaaatggtaagttaccaagcactacggtggtcaatccaaagggtggcttcgaatctgcaaaggctatcacattacgaagtggaaaagaggtgagaaacaaggaagatgagaagatACAACTCGAAGAAGATGAGAACACCTACCCCACGACAAGGGTACCATCACCCATGCCGCAGCCATCTAAGACATCCCATCCGTCCACCTCAGGTAAGAATGTTCCAAATGTTGTGATTTCGAACACTAATCTGCccaatgtcccctttcctagcagatttttgcaatcaaagaacgaagaggaggaaaaagatgttctagagacatttagaaaggtgcatgtcaacattcccctccttgatgccataaagcaaatcccgaagtatgccaagtgtttaaagaagctttgcacagcaaagaaacgtgtccgggagaaagaggtggtacatgtaagtgagaatgtctccgccatcttgcaacataaactacctcccaaatgcaaagatccgggaagttttacaattccgtgtgtcattggtaatacccatttcaaatctgccatgcttgatttaggtgcttctataaatgttatgccatattccatttatgcatctatgaacttaggagcattgaaaaatgatggtgtaatcatacaattggccgatagatctaacgcttatccaaagggagttttggaagacgttttagtgcaggttgatcatttaatcttcccggcagatttctatgtcctcgaaatggatgaatcggaccatgccccttcattgcccatcctccttggaaggccattcatgaaaacggctcaaacgaagattgatgtggccaaaggattagtcactatggcatttggtggtgacatgattagtttcaaaatttctgaatccattgagactcctaatgttgttcattcttgttgtgccattggtaaaattgaaaagataagACCGGACCATTCAGCACCAAGCACGAAGGATGcatcaagaaccatgcaagacgagggaattggagtggagtaCAAGGACCATACGGCCACTGCCCTCAAAATGCTCAAAGTGGCCGAAAgcaccatggggaagaatgttcacattgctgccacttcatcacatcacataggtaagccacctaatccaaatccaatgccatttaaagttgataggtggttcccttctttggtgcaggtacctaagcaaatccccgatggtgggcgtatgaacatgaaccttagacaacacaacgcacccatcaacaaacatcactatccatttccgttcaaggatgtaatctacgagaactttgtggagcatgttgtggaggatatcccactgcatgccgtgggttccaAAGAGATTTGA